In Acanthopagrus latus isolate v.2019 chromosome 16, fAcaLat1.1, whole genome shotgun sequence, one DNA window encodes the following:
- the med6 gene encoding mediator of RNA polymerase II transcription subunit 6 yields the protein MAAVDFRAQDLLGISWVDSNWVPILNPGNVLDYFSERSNPFYDRTCNNEVVKMQRLTLEHLNQMVGVEYILLHAQEPILYIIRKQQRQSATQVIPMADYYIIAGVVYQAPDLGTVISSRALSAVHGIQSAFDEAMSYCRYHPSKGYWWHFKDQEEREKAKPKSKKKEEPSSLFQRHRVDTLLLDLRSKFPPTFYQPKPGEKPIPVEVKKEPEPPTEVVKQEEREPATKSSAPAPPSKPPPEKRARLQ from the exons CTCAGGACCTTCTTGGGATATCCTGGGTGGACAGTAATTGGGTGCCGATTCTAAACCCTGGAAATGTACTGGACTACTTCTCTGAGAGAAGCAACCCCTTCTACGACCGAACCTGTAACAATGAGGTAGTGAAGATGCAGCGGCTTACCCTGGAACATCTGAA tcagaTGGTGGGAGTGGAGTACATTCTTCTTCATGCTCAGGAGCCAATTCTTTATATAATCCGCAAACAACAGAGGCAGTCAGCAACACAAG TTATCCCCATGGCTGACTACTACATCATAGCAGGAGTGGTGTATCAGGCCCCAGACCTGGGAACGGTTATCAGCTCCCGAGCG CTCTCTGCTGTCCATGGAATCCAGTCTGCTTTTGATGAGGCCATGTCATACTGCCGCTATCACCCATCCAAAGGATACTGGTGGCACTTCAAGGATCAGGAAGAAAGAG aaaaagcCAAGCCCAAGtcaaagaagaaagaggaaccAAGTTCGCTGTTTCAGAGGCACCGTGTTGACACACTCCTTTTGGACCTCAGGTCCAAGTTTCCACCAACATTCTACCAG CCTAAGCCTGGTGAGAAGCCTATTCCAG TTGAGGTGAAGAAGGAGCCTGAACCCCCCACAGAAGTTGTAAAACAAGAGGAAAGGGAACCAGCCACAAAGTCCTCTGCCCCAGCACCTCCCAGCAAACCTCCTCCTGAGAAGAGAGCGAGGCTACAATGA